One stretch of Calonectris borealis chromosome 5, bCalBor7.hap1.2, whole genome shotgun sequence DNA includes these proteins:
- the LOC142082648 gene encoding synaptotagmin-16-like — protein MESSIADGVSRQATEGRLEMETAFTNQGFEVNDATDSSSAWSPEERDEVNSVPAHHGAHEPICKCGDLDVLFNYKASSQKLVVTILEARDIPDKDRSGVNTWQVHTVLMPSKKQRGKTSVQRGPIPIFKDKITFSKLEPEELSSHAIRFRLYAVHKMIGEKMMGEQLFYLSNISQEGEAKVTLVLEPRSNLSSADSQLSLSAISHSDSASSTQSLSHGGVPELLVGLSYNATTGRLSVEMIKGSHFRNLAINRPPDTYGKLCLLNSVGQEMSRCKTSIRRGQPNPVYKETFIFQVALFQLSDVTLMISIYNRRSMKRKEMIGWISMGQNSSGEEEQSHWQEMKESKGTQVCRWHTLLES, from the exons ATGGAGTCCAGCATTGCCGATGGCGTTAGCCGGCAAGCCACGGAAGGACGTTTGGAAATGGAGACAGCATTTACCAACCAGGGATTTGAAGTAAATGATGCTACTGACAGCTCATCAGCTTGGAGCCCTGAG GAACGTGACGAAGTGAACAGTGTGCCAGCTCATCACGGTGCTCATGAGCCCATCTGTAAATGTGGTGATCTAGATGTCCTCTTCAACTATAAAGCCTCAAGCCAAAAGCTAGTAGTTACAATCTTGGAGGCCAGGGATATCCCAGACAAAGACCGCAGTGGTGTGAACACCTGGCAAGTGCACACAGTCCTGATGCCTAGCAAGAAACAGAGGGGTAAGACAAGTGTTCAGAGAGGACCCATCCCCATATTCAAGGACAAAATTACCTTCAGTAAGCTGGAGCCAGAGGAGTTAAGCAGCCACGCCATTCGTTTCCGCCTCTACGCAGTGCACAAGATGATTGGAGAGAAGATGATGGGAGAGCAGTTGTTCTACCTGAGCAACATCAGCCAGGAAGGGGAGGCAAAGGTGACATTGGTCTTGGAGCCAAGGAGTAATTTGAGC AGTGCAGACTCTCAGCTTAGTCTGTCAGCAATCTCTCACAGTGATAGCGCTTCTTCAACACAGTCCCTGTCGCATGGAGGGGTGCCAGAGCTGCTCGTGGGATTGTCGTACAATGCCACTACGGGGCGGCTGTCAGTGGAGATGATCAAAGGCAGTCATTTCCGAAACCTTGCAATTAATAGGCCACCTG ACACCTATGGAAAGCTCTGCCTGCTCAATTCTGTGGGCCAGGAGATGTCTCGCTGCAAGACTTCCATCCGTCGAGGACAGCCCAACCCCGTCTACAAGGAAACTTTCATCTTCCAGGTTGCCCTCTTCCAGCTCTCTGATGTCACGCTAATGATCTCCATATACAACAGACGCAGCATGAAGCGCAAAGAGATGATCGGCTGGATTTCTATGGGCCAGAACAGCAGCGGAGAGGAAGAGCAAAGCCATTGGCAGGAAATGAAGGAATCGAAGGGGACGCAGGTCTGCAGGTGGCACACACTACTGGAGTCCTAG